The sequence below is a genomic window from Hydractinia symbiolongicarpus strain clone_291-10 chromosome 10, HSymV2.1, whole genome shotgun sequence.
CATTTTCATCATGCTTCTCGTCATTCTCATCTGTACTTGGCCGTACCGACTCAAGGATTTCTTCATCAGTCACGGGATTTTCGATTGTGGTCAAATCTTGGTCAATATCGACAACATCACGTGCCGAGAGATCAGCAGGAATAATGGTATCGTCAATGGCACGCAGTTGTGTGAGATCTTTCTCCAGTTGTTTAAATGGATCATCAATATTATCAGTTGCATTCTGTTGAGCTTTCTTGGAAATCTTTGATTTCTTGAAGCAATTTACGATGGTTTCTTTCTTCACTTTGTCCCACGACGAAACAAGTATTTGAAGAGCACGCAGAATTGAAACTTTTGGAAGATCTTTGCCTTTTTCTAGGTTTTGAATCATCATGTTGACCAATTTTTGGCGATAAAGAGACTTAAGACATCTTATGACACCTTGGTCCATCGGTTGTGACACAGAAGTTGTATTTGGAGGtaagaaaatcaatttaatgTTGGGCAGTCCACCGACACCAGGGTGAGCGGGACAATTATCGATGATCAAGACTATCTTTCGACCTTCTTTTAGAAACATTGCATTGATTTCTCGCACCCACTCTTCAAAAAGAGAGCTGTCCATCCAACTCTTCTTCTGCGCTCTGTACCTGCAGGGTAGGGATGTTACATTTTTGAAGCACCTTGGTTTTTTCGATTTACCAATCACAAACATTGGTAGTTTATCTCCGACAGCATTGGCAGCTGCAAGCCCGGTAATTCGGACTTCGCTATTTTTACCCCCAGAGCATTTTTCGGATTTGTAGTGATACGTTTTATTTGGCAAGCATTGGTAGAAGAGACCGAATTCGTCGGCATTGTAAATATCTTCTAGTTTGTAGTTAGTTAATAATGTTGGTAAAGTGGTTTCAAACCAAGATGCTATCATATCAGGTTGAACAGAATTGCTTTCACCAACGACCGTCTTGAACGTTACATTGTGcctgaaatagaaaataaaacaaataccgACTTGTATAAAAGATTTATTGTTAACCTGTTCGTGCATTTTTTCGAATACGAATGTTCGAATTTCaattcgaatgtttttaaaaattcttgtgtGAACACCCTATCATTATTACTTGTGCATGGCAACAAGGAAAAGCAAACCAGGAGAAAAAGGAGAAGATGGATCTTGCAAAAATGATAATTGATCAAAATTTAATCAATGTTGTAATGATAAAAGAATTTGAATTGGCTTCACATGTTAAGGGGTTCCACGTTTATAAAGCAttgtggactccaaaaaatgggGAGACTTTACAATGCGAAGGAGAGCCTAATAATCCCGTTGACAAATATGCTGTGTGTGtcaagaaagaaaacaagataGTTGGACATTTACCACTTGGAAAATCTGGAAAATttgctaaaacaatattttatttccTCAGAGCTGATGAATTAAGCTCGTGCAAAGTAACTGTGACTGGCAAACCAGTTAATTTGGGAGATGGTGAAGGCATGCAAGTGCCATGCAATTTGACATTTATTGGAACGGAAAAGTGCATCGAGATACTCAAGAAACATATTTAGTTTATGTTAgtctttttaagattttaatatcaaaataaaaccaattcgaaaaaaagagatttaatattcttacctttttttccatttacCAAGCCAACCGTCTGAAGCTTTGAAATCTTCTACTCCAAGCTCCTGTGCATAGCTTTTAGCTTTCTCCTTTAGTATTGTCCCATCGATTGGTATGTTTTTGCTTCGTTgtgaaacaaaccatttgaacaCGACAATATCTACTTCTGAGAATTTACCATCTCAGATCTTTCTTTTCTTGCTCGAAGATTTTTCGAGagcagaaaaaagtttttccttATTGGCTAGCCAAGTTGATATCGTGTTTTTAGGCACCCcgtactttttagcgatatctttattTGGAATACCTTTTTCCAATTCTTTTAATGCTTGGCATTTTTCTGCCAAAGTTTTTACAACGAGCTTTCTTTTCGGTGGCATTCTGACAAaggaaatcacaaaaaaaacattgcaaaatcTACCTGTTTTACAATGGAATGTCTTCTTTTTATTGCAACATTTTGTGGCTTTAAAACAAGCAGTGCAAGgtcttcttttttcaaaattcctcTTCAagagttcgagataacgagcgtAAATCAGTCCAAGGGACTGAgaaaaaagttcgagatagtgaaagttcgagataacggaggTTCGAGATACCGAACGTTTTTTTGCCTACTATTGCTTACAGAACTCAAGGGACCGaagaaaaagttcgagatagagaaagttcgagataacggaggTTCGAGATAATGAGCGTCGACTGTAATTCTTTTCTGGTTGATGAGGTCTTCACTTTTCGAATTTCCTCCTAAAGTTTTGATTGTATGGTCGGATTTGTTGCCGATTGCGCCATAAAAAAAGCTTTCGGTCATTATGACGATATGGTTCTTCGGAGTTTCTCTCTAAGTCGTTCCATCTACCCATCGTTATTTGTTTTCGCACATTTTTGTGTTTTGGGCGAAAAGATTTCCCCAGGTTCAGCTTGGTAAGGTGGCCTTAACATTTGCCCGTCGTTTGAGTGACAAATTGCCGTGTGCTGCATGACCCAATAACATCACTCCTtcaaggattggtgaaattatttctgcaggTTCCATGACCCTGCTGTCTTCGTTAGACTGCAGTATTGCATCCGCTAGTTTCGCCAGAGTGGTTCGTTTTAGCTCTAAATCCATCCTTCTGTGGAAGGGTGTAAAGCTATTCATTTTATAGACCTCTTTGTTTGGCCACAGCGTAGCAAAGGCAGTGCAATTTTTCGGCATTTCGTACTTTAAGAAAACCAAATTTCGAGTTTTACTGTTCTGGGAATGCTCCTTCCATTATTTTGACACTCTTTCTGCCAAATCGTTGTTTATTGGCGGGGTCTCAGTCTCAGCAAACGGCTGGTCAAGTTTCTGGAACTGGTTCTCTTCCAGATGAACATCCCGCCCCAACTTTCTTTCTACATGTTCTGATTTGATACTTGGTCCTGGTGTCATTTCTGATCCCCTGTAATCCTGTGTCGAGCTTTCCTCATACGAGGCTTGTGAGATCGTCACAGAGATGGCATTTTCAGATAGTTTTACCTGGGGTTTTGTTAAGATGATGTTCCTTGTGATCCCACAAGGGCCTCAATTATCCTGTTTATCTTTCCCAACAACTCCGTTTTAAGAGAGGTCATAACATCCTGTTTTATACATTAGATGAGATccatttgttgttgttcttgttgCTGTTGAGTAGTGGCTGTTTCAGCCAACACGTGTATGCCTTCCATAGCTAAAGTTATAAAATTTGCTTTTTAACTGAAAATAATAATCTAAATATGTTACCTAATATTGCATAGTTATGTCTCATTGGCGAGATTTCCTAAGCCTATTATAGACTGCTGTCATATTACCTATCCTGGTGAAAGCCTATGGAGCTTTAGAAGTAACGCGTGTGTAACGTGGGTAACATGTAGGTAACGCGTTGCAAACTCTATCCTAAGCAACATATTAGGTGTTTAAAGCAATAAAAAGTAACACTCACACTTCCCCTACTTTAATACTTTATTCTTTGACCTTTAGTAAGTATATTCATCAAGATACGCTTGTCCATGGAGTCAATCGTTCTGTCAATAATGTCGGCTAGATAGTTTTCCAGGGTACGCTTAACGCTGCCAGCCAATTGCTTAAAGGTTTCACCCAAGATCTTACTTGATAATAAGTTTTGGAACACGTAGGGCTCAGGTCAGGACTCCTGGCAGGAATGCTAAACCTTCCGCCAAAATTACCCCTCTAACATACGCGTTGGCAACCATAAAGTGTTCCACTCTTCCATCACTGCTTTTTTGCCATCCTCTCGCTGTATGGTTGAAATTTAGGATGCCAGAGGGTTTTCGCCACGCAATTGTACGAGGAGGGTTTACTTGGTCGCACGGGTTGTATTTGTGGGTGAAGCCCACACCGTCCAAATAAAACGATATTCCCTCCTGATGGAAATTTTCTTCTCACCTTCCGCGCAAATGTGAGACGTAAACTTAGGTCCTTGCGTTTGAGAACCTTCTTCTTCGAGCGCGTGTATTTCATGTTTGCTTTCCGCAAAACACGTTGCACTGTTTAAACAGAAACTTTGCCAACCAGGCCAGAACTTAGAGCTACTCGTTTCATGGTAAAATACCCAACGCTTTTATGTAGTATTTCGACTACTTGCAAGATGTTTCGTTCGTCTTTTTCGACCAGCTTGCGTGGTTTACCCTTATTGTGCTGACGTCGGCATCTTCACCAACATTTAAATCTTGTGTGGTGCGAAATACACAGTAGACCAGAATATGAGAAATTTTCTAAAGAAACGATTTGTCGTCACATGAAAAAGTCAATTGCGGACATAGACCTCATGGACGCAAACTTTAAATTTAGGGGTGGGGAAGGCAGCCTCAGATTTTTTGTGAGGAATTGCTGGTTGATGTGGTGACCATCTAATGCCATGGACTCGCATAGGGTAGACAGAAGAAACCTGTAAtctcgatttttatttaacttgcAAAACGAATCCGATAAAGCGTATGCTGTGCGTTGCATACGCACTTGATTCTTGACCAGAGACTGCTAGATTGCCTGCATTTTTATGTCCTCGCTACGACATTTAGCCTGTGCACAAATAAATTTATTGGATGGTTTCACAAGCATGGAACTTGTAGTTTGATGGAACTTACGCTGTATCTTCTCATTGTCAAGTTTCTTTAGGCGCATGATTTTGATTTCTACTCTCTACTCTCCATTCTCCTTGTAATCATCAATCACCTCACCCCATAGTTTTTGACCATCTTCTTGCGAGTCCTCCGTCGAAGACTTTCGTTTATTAGCCTATTTAACTTAGGAATTCATCAGTTTTCAAGATAATTAGATGCTGCCATGCTAACATTGTCTTCATTTGTACCTCTTAAAACTTCCttaattttcctttttgttgACCAGTGAGGTCACGTAGATAAAGGTTTAGAGATGAACCTTTACTATCACTTTACAACAAGGACTCTTCTCCATCTTTCCCTGCAGCTAATTTTCTAGCACTCACAAAAAACTTAATCTGAATTATTTCTCGCTTCCATCATCTTTCGTAGACGTTTCATATTCCCTGcttaaatatttaaagaattgAGCGACATGGTTAAGTTATTTAAAACAACCTTTTTCGACCTTATTCGAATATAATTTTAGAGCCAAAGGGGGCGCTTATTTGAATATTTAGGAAATAGGAAAAAGACGTTTTACTCAAAAAtagctttctttttaaaatcatttacaGCGTTAAATTTCATAGCAAAGTGTTCgtatctattttttcttttcaatagtTCATCATTTAGAATAGTTATCAGTTCTTTACGTGTTGTCATAGCACTGTACTTTGCCGGGATGACAAGCCCAacttctctttttctctttccaatCACGGTTGCTGTCACGACGTTATAATGGTCTACGTTTAGAAATTGTTTTATGAGTTTTGATAACTCCAATGGAAGATGACCAACAAGCCCATCTACTGTTCCTTCTTTGCCCCATAAATAAACGCCGATTGCATTTTCATCGTATTCTGTAGCTTCATTTCTTGTATCAACTGCACATTTCAGTTTTAAGTTTATTTCAGGCGTCCATTTTGACTGGTAAACATGATGACCACGGATAGCAGTTTCAAAATCCAAAGTGTAAAATATATTGCAGAAAGAAGAGTTTGTTCTTGCCATAACTTTTATGTTAGCTATCTTTATGACTAGTAGTGAAATATAGTAAATTGGCACTTTAATTAGATGTGACTGCAGCTGTGATaacaagagaaacaaaaaacaccATTTGGAACAACTATTAAGTTGTCACCTTTGTCTTTTGATCTTTGTGAACATCGATGAAAACACTCCATCTTATTGGCTTTACACAATGTTAGATAGTTGAGGAGCTTGCAGAAATTGTCTTCTGTGGTGaaggacatttaaaaaaaatctgcgaagtgaaataaagatagctttggaaataaagaaaaatttcaaggTCAAGTGTGGTACGAAAATATGGCGGATGGAAACGAAACTAACGAAGTCGCTATTTCTCATAAGGGTAAAAAAGTATCTAGTTATAGCTTAAAGTTTAAGCTTGACGCAGTAGCTTACGCCGAACTCAATAGCATAAGTTCAGCAAGCAGAAAATTCAACGTTGATAGAAAGAGAATAAGAGAATGGTCAAAGTGTAAAGAagaattacaatctttaaaaaagaaagatcaCGGTTCAATAAGGAAACGATTAGACGGTGCTGGACGCAAACCTCTCGATCAGCAGATGGAAGAAGTGCTTGTTGAATGGATTTACGATAGACGAGATAAAGGACTTCGAGTTTCCAGAAAACTGATCATGAAAAAAGCCCTTTTTGTGTATAatgagaaagcgaaagaaagTGATTCAGAAAATACCATCACATTTGTAGCAAGTACAGGGTGGTTGCAGAAGTTTATGCTTCGAAATGGGCTATCTCTGAGACGAAAAACTTCTGTCGCTCAAAAAGATCCTTCTAAGTTGATCGATAAACTTGTGTCTTACATACTCCACACTCGACGTTATGCTTCTAAGTATCATTATTCACCTTCAAACATCATAGCAATGGATGAAACACCCGTTTGGTCAGATATGGTATCTGATACAACAGTACATAAAAAAGGTGACAAGACTGTTACAATGAAAACTACTGGCCATGAAAAATCACGAGTATCTGTCTGCTTAACAGCAAAAGCGGATGGAACAAGATTGAAACCGTATATCGTATTTAAAGGCGCAAAACGTGAGTCAAAAACACTAAACGACGAATTCAAAACACGCTGTATAATAGCTTCTTCATAATGGCTGGATGAATACTGAATTGACTCTTGACTATACTAAGAAGGTTTTGGGAAGTTTCTCTTTCGGTAAGCGATTTTTAGCGTGGGACTCCTACGAGTGTCATATGGAAAGTAGTGTTGCAGCAGCATTAAAGTCTTCAAACATTGATCAGGTTATTATTCCCGGAGGATGCACGAAGTACATTCAAGCACCAGATGTGTCATGGAATAAACCATTTACGGCGATGTGTACAGAAAGATACGATCAATGGCTTGCAGATGAGGGAATACACAACGAAACCGTTGATGGCAATCTTAAGGCACCACCTCGTGAACGTATTGTTGAATGGATTCTAGAATCGTGGTCATCCTTATCAGCTGATACCATTAAACAATCATTTAAGTCATGCGCACTAAATATAAAAGTTGATGGTTCTGAAGATGACGATATTCATTGTTTCAAAGAATCACAACCTTGTGCAGCAGGCAAAACAATGCTTAAAACACAAATGCAGGTATTACGGGATGCCGAGGATGAAACA
It includes:
- the LOC130612980 gene encoding tigger transposable element-derived protein 6-like; amino-acid sequence: MHEQVNNKSFIQVGICFIFYFRHNVTFKTVVGESNSVQPDMIASWFETTLPTLLTNYKLEDIYNADEFGLFYQCLPNKTYHYKSEKCSGGKNSEVRITGLAAANAVGDKLPMFVIGKSKKPRCFKNVTSLPCRYRAQKKSWMDSSLFEEWVREINAMFLKEGRKIVLIIDNCPAHPGVGGLPNIKLIFLPPNTTSVSQPMDQGVIRCLKSLYRQKLVNMMIQNLEKGKDLPKVSILRALQILVSSWDKVKKETIVNCFKKSKISKKAQQNATDNIDDPFKQLEKDLTQLRAIDDTIIPADLSARDVVDIDQDLTTIENPVTDEEILESVRPSTDENDEKHDENADVIEVFDEPVSKPTKSEINTAVETLQNACLFTDDGNDMQRLLLRFEDLFLKSEMKNKKQTSILSFFDQK